Genomic segment of Candidatus Chlorohelix allophototropha:
ATTTTGCCCAGCGGCGGTTGGCGACTTATATGGGCGATGAGCGCTATCAAGAATGATAATGAAGATATCCAGATAGATGATTTTGATGCTGATATACAAGTGCCAACCCATGAAGACAGCTCATTTATTATGCAAACTGCCAAGCGTTATACAAATCGTTTGGAAGAACGGCTCACACGGTTTGGGGTAAGCGAGTACCTGATGGGGTTAAAAAGCTTACCACTATTGATAACCGAGTTCTTTACGCCTACCGCTAATATTACTGGCTTTGTAGGCGGCTATTTAGGCGATGATGTAAAAACGGTTTTGATGGCTAGTGGGCATGCTCGGTTGGATTTCAGGCTTGTGCCAAATCAAGACCCCGCTACTGCGCTAGACTTGATACGCAAACATCTGTACAATCGTGGTTATACCGATATAGAAGTAACACAGGTTGGAGTAAGCGAAAAACCCGTTCGCACCTCACCAACCCACCCCTTTGTAAAGCTAGCAATAGAAAGTCTCGGACAAGCGATTGACCTTGCCCCGCTGGTAATTCCTCTTGCACCCACAGTTGGTCCGATGCATGCCTTCAAAGAAGCGCTTGGAGATTTGCCGCTGATTTGTACCGGCACTTATTACGATGGGGCGCAAAGACAAACTGCCAACGAGAATATTCGAATCGCCGATTTCCTTAACCATATCAAATTTACTACCCGTCTATTGGGCAATCTTAATAATTACACTCGATCTGATGCGACCGAGAAAATTACAGAAACGGTTACCTCTAAACAGGCTTCTGGCTAATGCTTAGCTCAATTATAGCTTTTGCCCGATTACATCCGGGTTGGACACTATTTCTTGTTGCCTTGCTCTACCGCATTTTCACTGCCTCTTTCTATTCACAACCCGGTTATACCGACGCTTATTACTATACAAACTCGGCTATTCAATTCTGGAATGGCAATGGCTTTCGGGATGACTATATCTGGAACTATCTAGCACGTCCGCTACCGGAGAGCGTTATCGGCAACCCTAGCCATTCCTACTGGATGCCTTTTACGTCATGGCTCATTGCGGCAGGTTATTCACTGACTTTTGGGGAGAATTATTGGGCGGGACGTTTGCCGAATATGCTGCTAACCGCTTTGATTCCACCCCTTAGCTATCGTCTTGGGATGGCAGTTGGCGGCATTAGATATGGTTGGTTAGCCGGGGGGTTGGCAGTTTTCTGCGGATTCTATGCTCCGGTCTTTTCAATGCCCGATAACCATGCACCCTATGCTTTTATCAGTTTGCTATTTCTAATGCTGACAGCCGAGTGGATAAACCCGGGCAGTTTTTTACCAATGCCCCGCAAGCTTATTCCGGTAGCATTGGGGCTTCTGGCAACTATTGCTTATCTGACTAGGGTAGATGGAGTGTTTTTGCTGCTAGTTCCGCCACTATGTTTAGTATTGCTAAAAAAAGGCATAAACTGGCGCGGGGTAGTTCTGATGTTTGGAATAGCTGCTTTGTCGGTAATCCCGTGGATTGTTCGAAACTTCATAGTTAGTGGGCAGCTTTTCCCCGGTGGTGGCACTAAAACTATCTTTCTGAGGAATTACAACGACTTTTTCAGCTTTGATAAACCGCTTGATTTAGCCTATTACCTGAACCTCACAGACCCTTCCCCACAATGGGGTATCGGCGCATTGATCATGAGTAAGTTGAATGCGCTAGGACAAAACCTGCTGATAATTGCCCGACCTGCCATAATAATGTTTACACCGTTTGCCTTGTTCGGGTTGTTCAGCCGCAAGCGCAGCGATACTAGTCTGGTGGCGACCTTATATAAAGGGGCGTTATGGCGCAACCCCATATTACTTCCTTTTACTATATACCTCCTATTGCTTTACATAACTATGTCGCTAGTTTTTACTTTTCCGAGCTATCGGGGGAGTGTTTACCATTCTGGGGGTGGGTTACTACCCTATATTTATGTGGCTATCGCCGCAGGTATAGATTTGGTGGCGCGTTGGTGGGGTAAGTTAAGCCGCCCGCAAGCCGAACAGAGCCGCCGTAATTTTCTGGCGTTTGTAGTTATACTCGGTGCAATTTTAATTTCCATCGGCTGGACTCTTTCACAATCGGCTAATTGGGATGCTGATTATCGGGAATTGCAACAGGTGAGTGCGTGGCTGGATTCCAATACTCCACCCGGAGTAATGGTCATGACTCCCGACCCCACCGCTTACTGGTATGCAAACCGCAAACCCTCCATTATTATTAATTCTGACCCGCTCGATAAGGTATTACAGGTGGCGAAACGCTACAATGCAGGCTATTTATTGTTACAACCCATCGCTACCACCGCAATGACCGCTTTGTACCATGATAAAGCTTCCCCCGGACTTAAATATTTGGTTACAATTGGTACTTCGCAAATATACCAGATTGAACCTTAGCCTATTTTTACAAACGCTGCTTTCTGCTGTTATAATCAAGCACATGACTCAGACAAAGTTGGCAAATTTGCAGGGATTAGAATTTACCCCAAACCAAACGGTTTACGCAGTTGAACACATCGCTAAGCGTTACGGGCGCGGTAAAGCAGCACAATCGGCGCGTCCCGCCAATCTGGATATTTCTCTCGAAATAAAGCAGGGTGAAGTATTTGGATTATTGGGCAGCAACGGTGCAGGCAAAAGCACTCTTATTAAGCAGATGGTGAATTTGCTCTCTCCCGATGAGGGGCGGATTTCCCTTTTTGGAGTTGATATTGCCAAAAAACCCGACATAGTAACGCGCAAGGTGGCTTATATGCCCCAAAAACCTAACGCTCTGCTAGACTTAACAGCGGAAGAAGCCATTTATTTTACCGGGCATATGCGTGGAATGAGCAGACATGATGCTAAAAAAGCGGCTGCCCAGTTAGTTGAGCAATGGGGTTTGGGAGAGGTAAGGCGCAAGGCAGTGCGCAACATGAGCGGGGGGCAAAATCGGCTTGTCAGTCTTGCGATTACGCTGGTTGGCGACCTTCCGGTGATGATTCTAGATGAACCGACCAATGAACTCGATCCGGCTTTTAGAAGACAAGTGTGGGATCATCTGAAAGAGCAAAATACCGTACACGGCACTACCATCATATTGGTAACGCATAACGTGCAAGAAGCAGAGCATGTTATCGGGCGTGTAGCGATTATGAGCAAGGGGCGCATGGTTGGAATGGGGCGGGTTAGCGAGTTAAAGAGCAAAATTGACCAAAGTGTACGCCTTGAGCTATTTATAAAACCGGATCGCGCTGAAATTTGCGAGTCCCAACTGGTTGCGTTGGAGCAGGCGCGCCAACTGAAACCCTACCATTGGGTGGTGTTAGTGCCGCGCGAGAATGCCGAAGAAGATATTTATAAGGTATTAGGTGGGATACGGCTGGATAATCTGGAGGATTTCCGGGTGCAAACTGCTTCGCTGGAAGATGTATATATGGCTTTCACCGGACGCACTATCGAGGATGAGGACGAGTAGAAAATAACTGTGACACGCTTTTTCTCCAACTTTTGGGATTTGTTTCTAATTCAATTGGCTAACTGGCGCTGGTCGTGGGCAGCGACAATGATTAATGGGCTGCTTGTCCCGCTTACCACCTTCTTTTTTTTCAAACTGTTAGCCACATCGGGTAACACCGAGCAAGATTTATACTTGTTGAGCGGTAATATTATTGTTTCGCTGCTTTTTACCACAATGTATGGAACATGCGCTCGTTTTTCCTTTATGCGCACTTTCGGGGTGCTGGATTATTACGCTACCTTGCCGGTTTATAAGGGTTTGTTGGTGCTGGCGGTAAATGCCGGATTCCTAGTTTTAACCCTTCCTACCGCTTTATTGACTGTCTTGATGGGTCAGTATATTTTCAATATTACTATCAGCCTTTCACCACTGTTTTTGTTAATAGTGCCGCTTGCCAGCTTTTCACTATCAGCAGTAGGGGCATTGGTAGGAGTGACTGCGCCAAATTTCGATACTGCTACTTCAATTAGTGGGGTGCTTCAATTCATTTTCATGGGCTTAAGTCCCATCTTGGTAGCAGCCGACCGTTTACCCGAATTTGTCCAGTGGATTGGTAAAGCCTTACCAAGCACCTATGCTGCCGAAGCCTTGCGCCTAAGTTTGATCGGTCAATTTAACGAGAAATTCTGGTTGGATGTTGTCATCCTATTGGTAGTTAATACACTAATAATGCTATATGTGGGTAGCAAGATGGAATGGCGCAGCGCCTGATTAAAAAAATTTAAATCTCCTATTTTTACCCTATTTTTTCATTGGGTTTTCCATATAATAATATTGACTATAACTCGCCAATATTTTATTTCGATTACTATGAGTGAAAGTAGAGGGCATTGTGTCCGATTCACATTACCTTGCCAAACAAGTTACTTTTGAAGGCTTGATCAAAGGGTTGAGCATACAAAATGATAGTGTGCTTCTAGAAGAATTGCTGCATGTTACGGGCTATAATTTCTTCAAACCAGAAGCGAATTATCCATTTCGTGATTTGGTATTGTGTATTAATTTTTTAAGGCAGAAATTGTTTCCAGAATTAACCGATGCGCAGGCTTATTCTAAAATTGCCCGTGCTCAGGTAGAGGGCTACATTTCGCAAACAATCTTCGGTCGGATTACTTACGCTGCTCGTAAGGGTGGTGGAGGTTTTAAGGCACTCGAACTGGCAATTAAAAACCATTCTGCTAACTTTAACTTTGGTAAACGCACAATAACCAGCACAGGTGAAAATAAGGCTCAGGTAACATTTGAAAATGATCCTTCAAACCCTGTTTATGTTGCAGCAATGTTATCTGCCATACTAGAATTACAGGGCGTACAAGATATCAAAGTAACATACCGGGGTGTTGCAAAACATCATTTTATTTATGATTTAGGCTGGTTAGAGAAGTAAATTTGCCTTTTGAAAACTATTTGGCGTTTTTGGGATTTTACAGAACGCTACCTTTTGATATCTAAATTAACCAAAGGGCAAGAAGTGTTGCCATAACCTGCCCATACAAGTAATGTCCTAATTGAAGAAAGGCATTACTTGTATGAACCCTAACACGCTTAAAGAATTTTGTACGAAAGCTACGGTTGCACGGTTTGCCGCAGCGAGTGTGGGTTAGGACAGACGAAAAGGGGCATAAACCGGGTGGATGTGCGCTATATTGAAGAATGGCGACCTTATCGCCGCACTCGCGAACAGTTCGGGGAAATATTGGCATAGCAATTTTGAAGGCTGTTACAACCAAAGAGTTCAGGCTAAATCAACAAAGAAGGTGAGCTAGCAATGATAAACCCTAAAAGATACTACCGACATTTAAAAGAAACCTTGAAACACATTGAACGGTTGGATTGGTTTGCTAACGAAACTCACAAACATGGCTACGAAATCAAATATCTGATAAATCAGTTACAAGAGAAGGTTAACTCAAATAACAATGAGTTAAGTCAACAAATCGATCACCTACAGCAGATAATAGCACAACCGATTGCACAGAATCCTGAATATATTCTATCCTACAACCCGGAACTAATTCCCTCTAACGAATTACTAAAGCTGGAGGGAGTGATGGTAATGGAAGAGTGGTTTCGCTGGGCAGAAGAATGGAGTTGGCAGCAATTACGGGGGGCTGGAAAGAAACAGTAAGGTGCTTGAGATTGGGTGTGGGTTGGGACGTATCGCTTTTCCTTTGCGTTTCCTGATCTCACAATACGGCTCTTATGATGGCTTTGAAATCACTAGGGAAAAAGTAGATTTTCTCCAAGCAAATTTCCAGAAAACCTTCCCGAATTTTCGCTTTGTGTGGGCTAATATTCATAACACCTATTACAACCCATATGGCGAGATGGATGCCCGAGAGTATATATTTCCTTATACCGACAACAGTTTTGACCTAATCTATGCTGCATCAGTATATACTCACCTTTTGCCGGACTATACAGCACATTATTTCAGCGAAGCCGCGCGGGTTTTGAAAAAGGGTGGTCGCTGCGTTTTCAGCTTCTTCTTGTTAGATAACTACCAACCGGGACGGGTTCGACTTAATCTATTTAGCAGCCCTATATTTAATTTCGATTTTTCCTACCAGAATTACGGCGATGAATTTGCGATTGGGAATACGGAAAACCCGGAAGAAATGACCGCTTATCGCTTGGGTATGGTAGAACGATTTGCAGCAGAAGCCGGATTGGAACTAGCGCAACCGCCTATAGACGGCAAATGGTCGGGCAAGAGCCAGAAATGGCTCAGTACGCAGGATTTGGTAATACTGGTAAAACCTTGAACGATATGGAATATACAGAACTTATTTGATTACTCTGTAACCAAATGGTATAGTTAAGAAAGACACTTGAGGCAAAATTGCTTTTCGTTGTATATTCGCTCGGTCAGGCAAAAATAGGAATTCCGGTTTTCAAGTTACAATAGAAATAAAAGCTCTGCCCCAAACTACCGCTTAATGTGGCTAATACAAAGTGATTTCGCTCAGGAGGAACCCTTATGGTAGCTCATCCCACCAAAATCGAATTGGATGAAAAGGAAATGCCTACCGCCTGGTACAATATCCAGGCTGATTTGCCCGTACCGTTGCCACCACCCTTGCATCCCGGCACGCACCAACCAATCGGACCGGCAGACCTCGCCCCACTTTTCCCGATGGAATTAATCAAGCAGGAAGTTAGCACTGAGCGTTATATAGACATCCCGGAAGAAGTGCAGGAAATTTACAAGCTATGGCGACCAAGCCCGCTCTATCGCGCCCTTCGCTTAGAAAAATTGCTGGATACGCCAGCCAAAATCTACTTCAAGTACGAAGGGGTCAGTCCGTCCGGTAGCCACAAATCCAATACCAGCGTTCCCCAAGCTTATTACAACATGAAAGAAGGGGTAAAGCACATCACTACCGAAACGGGCGCGGGGCAATGGGGTACTGCACTCTCGATGTCTTGCGAAATGTTCGGGATTGAATGCACCGTTTACATGGTAAAGGTGAGTTACCAACAGAAACCGTACCGCCGCGCCCTGATGGAAACCTACGGCGCAAAAGTAATCGCCAGCCCTTCCAATACCACCGCTTCTGGGCGCAAAATCCTAGAAACTTCGCCTGACTCTCCGGGCAGCCTCGGCATGGCAATCAGCGAAGCGGTAGAAATCGCGGCGCAACGTGACGACACCCGTTATTCCCTCGGAAGTGTGCTAAACCACGTCTTGATGCACCAAACCATCATCGGGCAGGAAGCCAAACTGCAATTGGAGAAAGTGGGCGATTATCCCGATATCATCATCGGTTGCACAGGGGGCGGCAGCAATTTCGCAGGTATAACCTTCCCCTTCATCAAGGATAAATTCGCGGGTAAGAATATCCGCGTCATTGCGGTTGAGCCTGCCGCTTGCCCCTCTCTCACCAAAGGGGTTTACACCTACGACTTTGGCGATACCGGGCAGCTAACCCCGCTGGTCAAGATGCACACCCTCGGTCACGATTTTGTACCGGAAGGTATCCACGCCGGAGGGTTGCGCTATCACGGTATGGCTCCGTTGGTCAGTCACCTGATGGAGTTGGGCGCAATCGAAGCCCGATCGTACCACCAGAACGCCACCTTTGAAGCGGGTGTCACTTTCGCCCGGACGCAGGGTATCCTGCCCGGACCTGAGCCAACTCACGCCATCAAAGCAGCAATTGACGAGGCGATTCGTTGCCGCGAGGAGGGCGTTTCCAAAACCATCCTGTTCAACCTGAGTGGTCATGGGCACTTCGATTTAGGCTCTTACGATAGATACCTAAAGGGTGACTTGGTTGACATCGAATACTCAAGCGAGCAAGTGCAGGAAGCTTTGTCCCATCTACCGGTAATTGCATAGGTTATAAAATTGCCCCATCGCGTGGTTTTCGCAGCCATCTCACCGGGGCACAACTGCAAAGTAGCCGTTGCCAACAACGGCTTTTTTTATTCAAACAATTGGCAGGATTGCGAAAGGGCTTATAATAGAGATGGAAGTGAAACTAACCGATTATATAGGGGAAAGGTTATAAAGTGTCAGACAAACCACGCGGTTTATTGCGCGGCGCAAAGTTCAACGGCAAAC
This window contains:
- a CDS encoding M20/M25/M40 family metallo-hydrolase → MSSEAAGNIDRELDDYITANLPRFITELGALCSPTTTQSSRRSKNDPDDITRLIINMLKERGLKTENWSLNKRSTIFARGEQRSESNTLLSYNTYEIMPPGQMDEWQSAMFGLNERDGKLYAKGVADNRANLVARLAAYEAWREVYGSVPCNVKFLVEGRTGDGQSLASKLLAEKSGVLKADACLWDSGENTPEGIPVIGLGQKGYLCIELRSKTLSQDGNSALAGILPSGGWRLIWAMSAIKNDNEDIQIDDFDADIQVPTHEDSSFIMQTAKRYTNRLEERLTRFGVSEYLMGLKSLPLLITEFFTPTANITGFVGGYLGDDVKTVLMASGHARLDFRLVPNQDPATALDLIRKHLYNRGYTDIEVTQVGVSEKPVRTSPTHPFVKLAIESLGQAIDLAPLVIPLAPTVGPMHAFKEALGDLPLICTGTYYDGAQRQTANENIRIADFLNHIKFTTRLLGNLNNYTRSDATEKITETVTSKQASG
- a CDS encoding ABC transporter ATP-binding protein, coding for MTQTKLANLQGLEFTPNQTVYAVEHIAKRYGRGKAAQSARPANLDISLEIKQGEVFGLLGSNGAGKSTLIKQMVNLLSPDEGRISLFGVDIAKKPDIVTRKVAYMPQKPNALLDLTAEEAIYFTGHMRGMSRHDAKKAAAQLVEQWGLGEVRRKAVRNMSGGQNRLVSLAITLVGDLPVMILDEPTNELDPAFRRQVWDHLKEQNTVHGTTIILVTHNVQEAEHVIGRVAIMSKGRMVGMGRVSELKSKIDQSVRLELFIKPDRAEICESQLVALEQARQLKPYHWVVLVPRENAEEDIYKVLGGIRLDNLEDFRVQTASLEDVYMAFTGRTIEDEDE
- a CDS encoding ABC transporter permease, encoding MTRFFSNFWDLFLIQLANWRWSWAATMINGLLVPLTTFFFFKLLATSGNTEQDLYLLSGNIIVSLLFTTMYGTCARFSFMRTFGVLDYYATLPVYKGLLVLAVNAGFLVLTLPTALLTVLMGQYIFNITISLSPLFLLIVPLASFSLSAVGALVGVTAPNFDTATSISGVLQFIFMGLSPILVAADRLPEFVQWIGKALPSTYAAEALRLSLIGQFNEKFWLDVVILLVVNTLIMLYVGSKMEWRSA
- a CDS encoding DUF2378 family protein; amino-acid sequence: MKVEGIVSDSHYLAKQVTFEGLIKGLSIQNDSVLLEELLHVTGYNFFKPEANYPFRDLVLCINFLRQKLFPELTDAQAYSKIARAQVEGYISQTIFGRITYAARKGGGGFKALELAIKNHSANFNFGKRTITSTGENKAQVTFENDPSNPVYVAAMLSAILELQGVQDIKVTYRGVAKHHFIYDLGWLEK
- a CDS encoding class I SAM-dependent methyltransferase, with protein sequence MLEIGCGLGRIAFPLRFLISQYGSYDGFEITREKVDFLQANFQKTFPNFRFVWANIHNTYYNPYGEMDAREYIFPYTDNSFDLIYAASVYTHLLPDYTAHYFSEAARVLKKGGRCVFSFFLLDNYQPGRVRLNLFSSPIFNFDFSYQNYGDEFAIGNTENPEEMTAYRLGMVERFAAEAGLELAQPPIDGKWSGKSQKWLSTQDLVILVKP
- a CDS encoding TrpB-like pyridoxal phosphate-dependent enzyme → MVAHPTKIELDEKEMPTAWYNIQADLPVPLPPPLHPGTHQPIGPADLAPLFPMELIKQEVSTERYIDIPEEVQEIYKLWRPSPLYRALRLEKLLDTPAKIYFKYEGVSPSGSHKSNTSVPQAYYNMKEGVKHITTETGAGQWGTALSMSCEMFGIECTVYMVKVSYQQKPYRRALMETYGAKVIASPSNTTASGRKILETSPDSPGSLGMAISEAVEIAAQRDDTRYSLGSVLNHVLMHQTIIGQEAKLQLEKVGDYPDIIIGCTGGGSNFAGITFPFIKDKFAGKNIRVIAVEPAACPSLTKGVYTYDFGDTGQLTPLVKMHTLGHDFVPEGIHAGGLRYHGMAPLVSHLMELGAIEARSYHQNATFEAGVTFARTQGILPGPEPTHAIKAAIDEAIRCREEGVSKTILFNLSGHGHFDLGSYDRYLKGDLVDIEYSSEQVQEALSHLPVIA